GTACGGTCCGCCGATTAAGTGTCATGTATCAACAGTGCCCTATTGCCACGTTGCTTATTTAATTGTTTGGGTATCCTTTATGATGAGGGTTAGAACCCACCGACTCGCCGTCATCAATGGACGTACACTGCGGTAGTAGGCCGGATCAAGCAAGCGCGTTGGTTCGTTATACTCGAGAGATATGTACAAATTTGTGAGTGGTTTCACGAGTGCGTCACGTAACATATTAACACTAACCGACCTATCGTGGAAACGATGCAACTGCGCGACGCAGTCGATGACTATAAGCGACACGCATCGGCGACGACCCGGTTTCCGGGTGAACGCCGGACGACGGGAGGGCGGTTCTCTGGCGGAAGTGGGCGATTGGTCCACGTCCGACCGAACGGCCGTCTCCGTGACTTTGGCTATCCGCTGACCAGCCTCAACGGGATCGCACGCTCGCGATTCGGCCTCGAGGGGCCCGACGGCGAGATCATCTGGAGTGACTCCTTCGAGAGCGAGCAACACTATCTCGAGGATACGACGGTCGTCCGGACAAGACAGGAGACACCGTTTGGCAGACTCGTACGCGACGATCTGACGATCGGTGACGGCCATCTTACACAGTTCGAACTCGAGTCCGACGGTATCGATTCCGACGAGATTGCACTCGTCACCTCAGTTGGGTTCGCCCCGGACGGCCAGGACGACCGTGTGGGACAGCTTCGGTTCGATAACACCGTGGAACTGTACCACCGAACGGAACACGACTTCCTTGCCAGTGCGACGGGTATCACTGACCTTCATGGCGTTACTCAACCGGACCCCGAAGACGTACTCGAGGATGAGCCGACAGACACGACGGCTGCTCGCGACGGCGATCGATACGAAGAGGCACGTCTCTCGGGAACCGTCGTCACGACGATACCGTTCCAAGACGGCTCCGCTGCGATTGCCACGCTGTTGACTGATAGCGACGCAACCGACCGCGACACAGCGCGAGCAACGCTCGAGGAGTTACTCGCAATTGAATCGACAGCTGATGCCCTTCGAGAGGCTAGCTCGTCCGCGATTCCGAGCGTTCCGACGACCGTTCCCAACCACGAGCAGGTCGCTGCTGACCTGCGCGTACTCTCGTTGCTCTCCGCTGAAAGCGGCCTGCGAATCGCTGGTCCCGATTTCGATCCATACTACTACCACTCCGGCGGCTACGGCTACACCTGGTTCCGCGACGACGCAGAGATTTCGCGCTTCCTGCTCGAGGCAGGCGAGCAACTCGATCTCGACCTCGAGTCGTGGCACCGTCGCTCGGCCGAGATGTACTGTCAGACACAGCGAGCAGATGGCTCGTGGCCACACCGGGTCTGGCCGGTCGACGGCTCGCTCGCACCCGGATGGGCGAATGGCCGCCTCGAGACGGGAGACGGAACGGAGTATCAGGCCGACCAGACGGGCAGCGTGATCGCGTTCCTCGCGATGGTCGCCGACCGCGAGATGGAGATTTCCGGCCTCGAGGACACACTTGAGCCGGCGCTGGCAAGCCTCGATGAAACGCTCGAGGACGACGGCCGGCCGACATGCTGTCAGAACGCTTGGGAGGATACCTCTGGCCGGTTCATCCACACGGCTGCGACGTTCCTCGAAGCCTATACCGCACTGGCAGCGGCTGGTCTCGAGGACGCCTGTTCGGACGAGCGACTCCCCGACGACACGACGCTGTCAGCCCACGCGAGCGCACAGGCTGCTCGAGTGGTCGACGCCATCGACGACCTGTGGCTCCAAGACGACTACTATGCCGTCCGCGAACGTCCCGATGGAACCATTGACGAACGCGTCGATTCTGCGACGCTCGCGCTCGTGAGCGCCCACCGCGCGTATGATTCATTTGCTCGAGCCGAAATGGGCAGCGGTCTCAGCACGCAACGTCTGGACCGCCTCGTCTCACACGTCGACACCTGCCTCGAGCGACTCCGGCACGATCCAGCCGAAAGCGACGTCGACGGGTTGATTCGCTACGAAGGGGATGAGTGGCGCCAGCGCGGGCAGGGCCACGAGAAAATCTGGACGGTCTCGACAGCGTGGGGTGCAAACGCCTGTGCCGAGTTGACGGCACTGCTTCAGGCTCACGATGATCCCCGGGCCGAGCGATTTGCTGCCACGACAGAGGAACTGCTGGACCTGGTCGCACTCGAGGGGCCACTCTGTGCGGAGACGAGTTACCTCCCCGAGCAGTTCTTCGACGACGGAACGCCTGACAGCGCAACACCACTTGGTTGGCCACATGCGCTTCGACTAGCAACGACTGCCCTGCTCGAGGAACAATTGGGTAGCGCTGACAACACGCAGTAGTCCGTCCAACGCGATTCAGACAGACTGCTGTACCGGCTGCTTGGCCCACCCATACTACACTCTTTCGCCACTGCGTCTCTGTCGTCAGTCTGGGAGAAGGAAAGGTCTATATGTTCGTACAATAATGTGCGATCTAATGGCAAACGTTACGCTCGAGAGTCTTCGGAAGGTCTACGACCAGGGAGACATCGTCGCCGTTGACGATCTGTCTCTCGAGATCGAAGACGGTGAGTTCGTGACCGTCGTCGGTCCATCCGGCTGTGGGAAAACGACAACGCTGCGGATGCTCGCCGGCCTCGAGATGTCGTCTGATGGGCGAATCGAAATCGGTGAGGAAGATGTCACTGGCATCTCAGCGAAACAGCGCGACGTGGCGATGGTGTTCCAGAACTACGCGCTGTACCCACACAAGACGGTGTTCGAAAACATGGAGTTCGGCCTCCGGATGAGCACCGACTTGACCGCAGACGAGCGCGAACAACGCGTCGTCGAAACGGCTGAAATGATGGGCATCGAGTCCCTACTCGAGGATAAACCGGACGAACTCTCGGGCGGCCAGAAACAGCGTGTCGCACTCGGTCGGGCAATCGTTCGCGAACCCGACGTGTTCCTGTTCGACGAGCCACTCTCGAATCTCGACGCCAAACTGCGGACGACGATGCGAGCGGAGATCCAGCACCTCCAGAACGAACTCGGCATCACGGCCATCTACGTCACCCACGATCAGGAAGAGGCAATGACGATGGGCGACCGAATCGTCATCCTGAACGACGGTGAACTCCAGCAGGTTGGTGCGCCGAAGTACGTCTACGAAAATCCGATCAACCAGTTTGTCGGCGGCTTCATCGGCAGCCCAAGCATGAACTTCGTCGATGTCGTTGCAACGGCAAACAGTTCGGGTATCTCTCTCGAGTCTGCAGACGGACAGGTACAGTACCAGTTGAGCAACGAGTACGTCGACGCCCTCGAGATGGATCTCGACGAAACACGTCTCACGCTTGGCATCCGACCGGAAAACATCTCACTCAGCGATGCAAAGTCGCGAAACGCCGTCGAAGCCGACGTCGAAGTCGTTGAACTCATCGGCTCGGACAATCACATTCATCTCGATATCGCTGATTCGTTCATCGCTCGTGTCGACTCTGATATCCAGCCCGATGTGGGTGAGACGATTTCGATCACGTTCGACGAAGACCACGTCCATCTGTTCTCCCAGGAGACCGGATACGATATTCTCGCTGACAAGCAAGAACGGAAGAAGGCAACGGCAGCATCACTGTCGTAACGCAACTGCTACGATTCTTTTTGTTGCTCTCACAGGCGGTTGTTCCGCATAGTCACCGCCGATCACGTCGGTAGCCATCCGGCTGCCCGGCATTGAGGTATATTTATAATAGACGAGGATAATCGATACCAACACATGCATTCACTGCCACGACAGCGAGGCGAATCTGTGGCCTCGCTCGAGTGGTGTGAGTTGGGCCCGCAACGGGCGATGACTCACGTCGCATTCGAAACCCGCGCAACCAGCACGACCAACTGATCCAATGTCCGAAATTGTCGATTACGAACTGTACGAGGTACCGCCACGATGGCTCTTCTTGCGTATCGAAACGAGTGACGGCCTAGTCGGCTGGGGTGAACCAGTCGTCGAAGGCCGCGCTGCAACCGTTCGCACGGCCGTCGAAGAGTTGATGGATAACTACCTGATCAGCAAAGACCCATCACGGATCGAAGACCACTGGCAGACAATGTACCGCGGTGGCTTCTATCGCGGCGGTCCAATCCTCATGAGTGCCATCGCCGGCATCGATCAAGCGCTGTGGGACATCAAAGGCAAGCGCTTTGGCGCGCCAATTCACGAACTGCTCGGCGGGCGCGCTCGAGATCGGATTCGCGTCTACCAGTGGATCGGTGGCGACCGACCCTCCGAGGTCGGCGACGCAGCCGCGGAAAAGGTCGACAACGGCTTTACGGCCCTGAAGATGAACGGTACGTCGGAACTTCGCCGCGTTGATAATCCGGCTGCCGTCGAGAACGCTGTCAATCGACTCCGAGAGGTTCGCGAACGTGTCGGCCCCGAAATCGACATCGGCGTCGACTTCCACGGCCGCGTCTCGAAACCGATGGCAAAGCGACTCGCCAAGGCGCTCGAGCCCTACGAGCCCTTCTTCATCGAAGAGCCCGTCCTGCCGGAGCACAACGACGAGCTCGGTGATATTGCCCAGCATACGACGATTCCAATCGCGACGGGTGAACGGATGTACTCCCGCTGGGATTTCAAAGAGATCTTTGAGAGCGGTGCAGTGGACGTGATCCAACCGGATCTTTCGCATGCGGGTGGCATTACAGAGGTCAAAAAGATCGCTGCGATGGCTGAAGCCTACGACGTTGCACTCGCACCACACTGTCCGCTTGGTCCGATCGCACTCGCCTCGTGTGTCCACGTCGACACCATCTCGCCGAACGCGTTGATCCAGGAACAGAGCCTGAACATCCACTACAACGAGACCAGCGACGTCCTCGATTACCTCGAGAACACGGACGTCTTCCAGTACGACGACGGCTACATCGAGGTGCCGACAGATCCGGGTCTCGGGATCGACATCGACGAGGACTACGTCACACAGCAAGCGGAGAAAAACGTCAACTGGCACAATCCAGTCTGGCGCAGCGAAGACGGTAGCGTCGCAGAGTGGTAATCAATGGCTGAACCGCATCGCAACGGCGAAAACGGCGCCGGAAGCGGCGGGCCGACACGACTCGAGAACCAAACGGCAATCATCACTGGCTCAACTCGCGGCATTGGTGCGGGAATTGCCCGCCGATTTGCCAGCGAAGGTGCGAACGTCGTCATTTCCGGACGGAGCGAAGATGCCGGAAGCGCCGTTGCTCGAGAGATTACGAATGCCTCGACACCCGGTGAGGCAACCTTTTTCGAGGCGGATATGCGGGCTCCAGACGAGATCACAGCACTTGTCGACGACACTGCCGACCGGTATGGTGGCATCGACATTCTCGTCAACAACGCGGCTGTCCAGACGGAGACTGGTATCCGCGAGGCGACGCTCGAGGATTGGAATTTCGTCGTCGAAACGGACTTTCGTGGCTACTGGCTGCTCGTGCGCGAAGCAATCGAGTACGTTCCGGACGGCGGCAGTATCATCAACATCTCTTCGAATCACGCGCGGGTGACGGTTCCCGAGACGTTCCCGTACAACGCGGTCAAGGCAGGAATTGATGGGATGACGCGTGCAATGGCGGTCGAACTTGGCCCGCTTGGCATCCGAGCGAACACAATCAATCCTGGCTGGATTGAAGTCGATCGGACGCGTGAAGAACTCGCAGACGGTCGGTACGAGGCAGTCGAAGAGCTTCATCCAGTCGACCGGATCGGACAGCCGGCCGACGTCGCGGGTGTGGCGGCGTTTCTCGCCAGTGACGACGCTGCGTTCGTGACTGGATCGTCGATTCTCGTCGACGGTGGCCGATCGGCCGTCATGCAGGACGAAGACCTGCTCGCGTACAAACAGACCGTCAGATAACCGGCCTGCGACGAGACGAACCGCAGCCTCTTGACCCACATTCTGCGCTCAAGCAAAATAAAATTTGTGAACTACTTGTTCTACACTCTTTTCGGGACGAACTTTCTCAATGAGAAATAAACCCCAACTGATCAAAACTCGAGTCAGATGAGCAGCGTCATCTGGGCGCGGTTTTTCCAATGAGGAAATCATATACAGCGTAGGCGGCACCGGGGCAGAGAATTACATTCGTATGGTTGTAAATATTGGGGCATCTGTGAGCGTTCTGCTACTCTATAGAGCACGTTTTACAGTAGTACCCGCGTATATACCTATTTATCATCCAGATATCTATTTCTTATAAGGAAAATAGTATCGCGCTGGGAGCGGCACAATGAGAAAGGGTATATATGCCGGTGCGAAAATGTCTGTATAGATGTCAACACTGGTCACGTTCGGTGAAACAATGCTTCGCCTGTCGCCGACGGCAGGTGATCGGATCGAAACAGCAACGCAACTGGACTTTCGGACCGCTGGCGCCGAGAGCAACGTCGCGATTGCGGCCTCGAACCTCGGCTGTGAGGCAATCTGGGCGTCCAAACTCCCGGACTCGCCACTCGGCCGGCGCGTTACTCGTGAGGTCCAAAGCCACGGCGTCGAGACACACGTTGCCTGGAGCGAGGAGGGCCGACAGGGTGCATACTACATCGAACAGGGCAGCCAACCGCGCAGCACGGATGTCATCTACGACCGCGCCGATGCCGCGATCACGACCGCAACGCCCGCAGACCTTACCGACGGCCTCGAGTTCGAGTGCGCCGATGCGGTCTACACGAGCGGCATTACGCCTGCACTCTCTGACCAACTCGAGGAGACGACTGCGACGCTGCTCGAGCGCGCGAACGCGGCTGGCGTGACGACCGTCTTCGATCTGAACTACCGCTCGAAGCTCTGGTCGCCAGCTGAGGCAAAGGCGTGCTGTACCAGCCTGCTCGAGTTCGTCGATATCCCGATTATCGCGGCTCGAGACGCACGAACTGTCCTCGAGCTATCCGGCAGCGACGAGGAGATCACCCGTGAGATCGCCGACTCCTACGATGCCGAGATCGTCATCATCACGCAGGGCGAGGATGGGGCACTCGCGCTCGAGGCTGGTGATGGCGACAGCGACGATGGAACCCTGTACGACCAGCCTGCCTATCCCGCAGAGACCGTCGATGCAATTGGGACGGGTGATTCGTTCGTCGGTGGCTTCCTCGCACGCTATCTCGAGGACGACGAGCGGGATGTTGAACGCGCACTCGCGTACGGCTCGGCCACCGCAGCGCTGAAGCGTACGCTCGAGGGCGATTTGGCTGTTGTCACACCCGACGAAGTCGAAGCGGTTATCGACGACGCTGACGGCGGGATTGCGCGGTAAAACCGACTGCGATTATACGGTTTACTGTACGTCAGTTTCGGCGCAACCGCGACCCGGGCGGCGGTTGCGCAGACAAATCGGTACAGCAATCCGTATTTTATTCTGCTCGAGCGTCCTCGACGGCGGCGACGAACTTGCGGGCGGTCGCTTCGACCTGCTCCATGTCGTCGTCAGCGATGGCGTCGTAGTCGACGATGGCGCTGCCAGCACCGACAGCGACGGCACCGGAGTCGAAGAAGTCCTCGACGTTGTCGGGGGAGACGCCGCCGGTCGGCATGATGTCGACATCGCCGAGTGGGCCCTGCAGCGCGCCGATGTGTCCCGGACCGACCGTGGTCGCGGGGAACATCTTGAGCATATCTGCGCCGGCTTCCATCCCGGTGACGGCCTCAGTAGGCGTCATAACGCCGGGAATCGAGACGACGTTCTGTCGGTTACAGGTGCGAATCATCTCGGGGTTGCAATCCGGTGCGAGGACGAACTCAGCGCCCGCGTCGATCACGGACTGTGCGGTCGGGGCGTCGAGAACGGTCCCGGCACCGACGACAGCCTCGGTGTCGGCGAGTTTGCGGTCCACTGCGGCGATTTTCTCGCTCGCGCGTTTGCCGTCGGCTGTGACTTCGATTGCTGTGACGCCGCCTTCGTAAATCGCGCGTGCGACGGGCGCGATCTGTTCCTCGCTGATACCGCGAAGGACTGCCACAACGCCGCTGTCGACGATTCGGTCCTGCACCGCGTTCGTGTTGGCCATACGCATGCTTGGACCATCGCCCCCTTTAACCTAGTGACTTGGAGAGCGGAACTATCACGATTTGTCCACGCTCCGGGAGCGAGCGGCGGATCCGCGTGATTTAAGACGATGCTCTCGTCTTGTGGATATATGTCTCGAGCGCCGACTGCTATCGACTCTCTCTCGGAGTATATCGAGAACCCCGAACGGCTGACAGAGAACACGGAACCGGTGCGTGCGCCGACGATTCCCTACGACTCGGTCGACGCTGCACTCGACGCGAACGAGCACCTGACTGAACTCGAGGCCCGGTGGGACCACTCACCCTATTTCGAACGCCTCGACGGCGAGTGGGACTTCTGTTGGGCAGAACGCCCTGCGGACGTGCCCGCTGCACTCGCCACAGACGAGTGGGACACGATTCCCGTCCCATCGGTCTGGCAACTCCATGGCTACGACCGTCCGATCTACCGCAATCACGCGCTCACGTGGGAGCGACTGCCGGAAGTCGACCCGCTGCCGGAGGCCCCCGACGTTCCCGAGACGTTCAACCCAGTTGGCACCTACCGGCGCTCGGTGAGCGTTCCGGACAACTGGACTGACGATCAACCAACCTACCTGCACTTCGAGGGCGTCAAATCCGCCTTTTTCGTCTGGATCGACGGCGAGTACGTCGGCTACGATCAGGGCTCGATGTCGCCCTCGGAGTTCGACGTCTCCGAACACCTCTCACCCGGATCCGAGCACGAACTGATGGTCCAGGTCGTACGCTTTTCGGATGGCAGCTACCTCGAGACACAAGATATGATCCGCTTCAGCGGAATCTTCCGCAGCGTCTACCTGTACGCGACGCCACCCGCACACGTTCAGGATTACGACCTCCGAACGGATCTCGACGCCGGCTACGACGCGGCGACGCTCTCGCTCGAGGCCGACGTACACGGCACGGATCGACTAGACGGGGACGAGGCAACCCTCGTCGCTCACGTGTTCGACGCTGCGGACGACCCCGTTACGTCGGTCGAGACCGGCCTCGAGTCAGCCACCGAGGCGACGGCTGGACTCGAGACGACGATTAACGCGCCTGAGCTGTGGTCTGCCGAGGACCCGACGCTGTACACGCTCGTCCTCGAATTGCAAGATGAGGGGGGCGAAACACTCGAGGCAATCTCGCATCGCTTCGGCGTTCGTGAGTACGAAATCGTCGACGGCGTTTTGCAAGTCAACGGCGAGCCAGTCACGATTCGGGGCGTCAACCGCCACGATCACGATCCCGACGGCGGCCGCACGGTGCCGTTCGAGCGCGCACTCGAGGATCTGCGGCTGATGAAGCAGAACAATATCAACGCGATCCGGACGGCCCACTACCCCCACGACCTCTCGGTGTACGCGCTCGCCGACGAACTGGGCCTGTACGTCTTCGACGAGGCGAACGTCGAGACGCACTTCGACCTCGAGTTCGTCCACAAACACCCCGAGTTTCACGAGTCGTTCCTCGAGCGATTCCGCCGGATGGTCGATCATCACAAGAATATCACGAGCATCGTTGCCTGGAGTACGAGCAACGAGGCTGGGACGGGCGAGCCACACGCGGCGATGGCTGAGTACGCCCATGAGGTCGACGGCACTCGGTTCGTCTTCCATCAGGGCGATGGCGACGCGCCCTACGCGCAGTTCCACGAGTCGATGACCGGCACTGCGCCGTTTACCGATATCTCGGGGCCGCGATACCCAGTTCCGGACACCATCGCCCAGTTCAGCGCCGTCGACGACCGGCCGATGATCATGGGCGAGTACGCCCACGCGTTCTGTAACAGCCTCGGCCATCAGGAGGCCTACTGGGACCTCGTCGACCGAATCGACAGCCTGCAGGGGGGCTTCATCTGGGAGTGGGCCAATCAAACGCTGAACGCAGATGTCGTCGCTGACGCCGACGAGGAAACGGACCTCTGGTTCGGCGACGACGCATTCCTGCTCGATGGCATCGTCTTCTCTGATCTCTCCCCACAGCCCGTCCTCGAGCAGGTCAAGTGGACTCACCAACCCTTTGCCGTCGAGCCAATCGTCCCCGAAACAGGTGTCGTGACGATCACGAACAGCCACGATTTCACGAACCTCAGCGAGCTTGAGGCCGTCTGGGAACTCACCGTCGATGGCGAGGTGCTCGAGGAGGGGACGC
The Natronolimnobius sp. AArcel1 genome window above contains:
- a CDS encoding glycoside hydrolase family 15 protein translates to MQLRDAVDDYKRHASATTRFPGERRTTGGRFSGGSGRLVHVRPNGRLRDFGYPLTSLNGIARSRFGLEGPDGEIIWSDSFESEQHYLEDTTVVRTRQETPFGRLVRDDLTIGDGHLTQFELESDGIDSDEIALVTSVGFAPDGQDDRVGQLRFDNTVELYHRTEHDFLASATGITDLHGVTQPDPEDVLEDEPTDTTAARDGDRYEEARLSGTVVTTIPFQDGSAAIATLLTDSDATDRDTARATLEELLAIESTADALREASSSAIPSVPTTVPNHEQVAADLRVLSLLSAESGLRIAGPDFDPYYYHSGGYGYTWFRDDAEISRFLLEAGEQLDLDLESWHRRSAEMYCQTQRADGSWPHRVWPVDGSLAPGWANGRLETGDGTEYQADQTGSVIAFLAMVADREMEISGLEDTLEPALASLDETLEDDGRPTCCQNAWEDTSGRFIHTAATFLEAYTALAAAGLEDACSDERLPDDTTLSAHASAQAARVVDAIDDLWLQDDYYAVRERPDGTIDERVDSATLALVSAHRAYDSFARAEMGSGLSTQRLDRLVSHVDTCLERLRHDPAESDVDGLIRYEGDEWRQRGQGHEKIWTVSTAWGANACAELTALLQAHDDPRAERFAATTEELLDLVALEGPLCAETSYLPEQFFDDGTPDSATPLGWPHALRLATTALLEEQLGSADNTQ
- a CDS encoding ABC transporter ATP-binding protein; translated protein: MANVTLESLRKVYDQGDIVAVDDLSLEIEDGEFVTVVGPSGCGKTTTLRMLAGLEMSSDGRIEIGEEDVTGISAKQRDVAMVFQNYALYPHKTVFENMEFGLRMSTDLTADEREQRVVETAEMMGIESLLEDKPDELSGGQKQRVALGRAIVREPDVFLFDEPLSNLDAKLRTTMRAEIQHLQNELGITAIYVTHDQEEAMTMGDRIVILNDGELQQVGAPKYVYENPINQFVGGFIGSPSMNFVDVVATANSSGISLESADGQVQYQLSNEYVDALEMDLDETRLTLGIRPENISLSDAKSRNAVEADVEVVELIGSDNHIHLDIADSFIARVDSDIQPDVGETISITFDEDHVHLFSQETGYDILADKQERKKATAASLS
- the dgoD gene encoding galactonate dehydratase, producing MSEIVDYELYEVPPRWLFLRIETSDGLVGWGEPVVEGRAATVRTAVEELMDNYLISKDPSRIEDHWQTMYRGGFYRGGPILMSAIAGIDQALWDIKGKRFGAPIHELLGGRARDRIRVYQWIGGDRPSEVGDAAAEKVDNGFTALKMNGTSELRRVDNPAAVENAVNRLREVRERVGPEIDIGVDFHGRVSKPMAKRLAKALEPYEPFFIEEPVLPEHNDELGDIAQHTTIPIATGERMYSRWDFKEIFESGAVDVIQPDLSHAGGITEVKKIAAMAEAYDVALAPHCPLGPIALASCVHVDTISPNALIQEQSLNIHYNETSDVLDYLENTDVFQYDDGYIEVPTDPGLGIDIDEDYVTQQAEKNVNWHNPVWRSEDGSVAEW
- a CDS encoding SDR family NAD(P)-dependent oxidoreductase; translated protein: MAEPHRNGENGAGSGGPTRLENQTAIITGSTRGIGAGIARRFASEGANVVISGRSEDAGSAVAREITNASTPGEATFFEADMRAPDEITALVDDTADRYGGIDILVNNAAVQTETGIREATLEDWNFVVETDFRGYWLLVREAIEYVPDGGSIINISSNHARVTVPETFPYNAVKAGIDGMTRAMAVELGPLGIRANTINPGWIEVDRTREELADGRYEAVEELHPVDRIGQPADVAGVAAFLASDDAAFVTGSSILVDGGRSAVMQDEDLLAYKQTVR
- the kdgK1 gene encoding bifunctional 2-dehydro-3-deoxygluconokinase/2-dehydro-3-deoxygalactonokinase, with the protein product MSTLVTFGETMLRLSPTAGDRIETATQLDFRTAGAESNVAIAASNLGCEAIWASKLPDSPLGRRVTREVQSHGVETHVAWSEEGRQGAYYIEQGSQPRSTDVIYDRADAAITTATPADLTDGLEFECADAVYTSGITPALSDQLEETTATLLERANAAGVTTVFDLNYRSKLWSPAEAKACCTSLLEFVDIPIIAARDARTVLELSGSDEEITREIADSYDAEIVIITQGEDGALALEAGDGDSDDGTLYDQPAYPAETVDAIGTGDSFVGGFLARYLEDDERDVERALAYGSATAALKRTLEGDLAVVTPDEVEAVIDDADGGIAR
- a CDS encoding bifunctional 4-hydroxy-2-oxoglutarate aldolase/2-dehydro-3-deoxy-phosphogluconate aldolase, whose amino-acid sequence is MANTNAVQDRIVDSGVVAVLRGISEEQIAPVARAIYEGGVTAIEVTADGKRASEKIAAVDRKLADTEAVVGAGTVLDAPTAQSVIDAGAEFVLAPDCNPEMIRTCNRQNVVSIPGVMTPTEAVTGMEAGADMLKMFPATTVGPGHIGALQGPLGDVDIMPTGGVSPDNVEDFFDSGAVAVGAGSAIVDYDAIADDDMEQVEATARKFVAAVEDARAE
- a CDS encoding glycoside hydrolase family 2 TIM barrel-domain containing protein, yielding MSRAPTAIDSLSEYIENPERLTENTEPVRAPTIPYDSVDAALDANEHLTELEARWDHSPYFERLDGEWDFCWAERPADVPAALATDEWDTIPVPSVWQLHGYDRPIYRNHALTWERLPEVDPLPEAPDVPETFNPVGTYRRSVSVPDNWTDDQPTYLHFEGVKSAFFVWIDGEYVGYDQGSMSPSEFDVSEHLSPGSEHELMVQVVRFSDGSYLETQDMIRFSGIFRSVYLYATPPAHVQDYDLRTDLDAGYDAATLSLEADVHGTDRLDGDEATLVAHVFDAADDPVTSVETGLESATEATAGLETTINAPELWSAEDPTLYTLVLELQDEGGETLEAISHRFGVREYEIVDGVLQVNGEPVTIRGVNRHDHDPDGGRTVPFERALEDLRLMKQNNINAIRTAHYPHDLSVYALADELGLYVFDEANVETHFDLEFVHKHPEFHESFLERFRRMVDHHKNITSIVAWSTSNEAGTGEPHAAMAEYAHEVDGTRFVFHQGDGDAPYAQFHESMTGTAPFTDISGPRYPVPDTIAQFSAVDDRPMIMGEYAHAFCNSLGHQEAYWDLVDRIDSLQGGFIWEWANQTLNADVVADADEETDLWFGDDAFLLDGIVFSDLSPQPVLEQVKWTHQPFAVEPIVPETGVVTITNSHDFTNLSELEAVWELTVDGEVLEEGTLELDVPAGHTSGAIVPFETPDVAPGQQCYATIRLRLPADTDWAEAGHEIGFEQFEVPVDTDPAPAVRSGKDEGDLEVESTDDEITFRGDGFTYTFDTASGQFSELAVDGHPVATGGPQVDAFRAPVPNEGRIQSSTEWGYENQTEWESLGLDDTRHEVSDLTLEQPAADHAHLVVETAVQNPDDETLFEVTTTYDVHASGDIVLTTDIEPTAFLRDSLESWLPRLGIDFELPSSVTDLEWVGRGPHETYPDRSASGEIGRYSGSIADQTVPYRVPQTNGNKTDVSWASLTGPQSGLLVFGDESFTLRTDIYENLATADSPADLEPRDGTRLSIDAAVSGVGGTPVKPLAEYRVEPAPTTFTVALRPYELAAVDPAELARRTFLEK